One window of the Thermasporomyces composti genome contains the following:
- the rpe gene encoding ribulose-phosphate 3-epimerase translates to MGVQISPSILSADFARLADAAASVANADWLHVDVMDNHFVPNLTLGLPVVESLLPASPIPLDCHLMIEDPDRWAPAYAEAGAQSVTFHVEAAHAPIRLARQLRSLGARAGMALKPATPIEPYEDILSELDMVLVMTVEPGFGGQKFLDVCLPKVRRTRELVSKHGLELWIQVDGGISPETIERCAEAGADVFVAGSAVYRADDPARVVDELRRLAEGATTRRQGAH, encoded by the coding sequence ATGGGCGTCCAGATCTCACCCAGCATCTTGTCGGCGGACTTCGCGCGCTTGGCGGACGCCGCCGCGAGCGTCGCCAACGCAGACTGGCTGCACGTCGACGTCATGGACAACCATTTCGTCCCGAACCTCACGCTCGGGCTTCCTGTCGTCGAGTCGCTGCTGCCGGCGAGTCCGATCCCACTCGACTGCCACCTGATGATCGAGGACCCGGACCGTTGGGCGCCCGCGTACGCGGAGGCCGGGGCGCAGAGCGTCACCTTCCACGTGGAGGCCGCCCACGCTCCGATTCGCCTGGCTCGGCAGCTGCGCTCGCTCGGTGCCCGCGCGGGCATGGCGCTCAAACCCGCCACTCCGATCGAGCCGTACGAGGACATCCTCAGCGAGCTCGACATGGTGCTCGTCATGACGGTCGAGCCCGGTTTCGGCGGGCAGAAGTTCCTCGACGTCTGCCTGCCCAAGGTGCGCCGAACTCGTGAGCTCGTGTCCAAGCATGGGCTGGAGCTGTGGATCCAAGTCGACGGCGGCATCTCCCCGGAGACCATCGAGCGCTGCGCCGAGGCCGGGGCCGACGTGTTCGTCGCCGGGTCCGCGGTCTACCGGGCCGATGACCCGGCGCGGGTCGTCGACGAGCTGCGGCGGCTCGCTGAGGGTGCGACCACCAGACGGCAGGGCGCGCACTGA
- the serB gene encoding phosphoserine phosphatase SerB: MPTQARTLLVTLTGRDRPGVTSAFFDALAPFCVDILDVEQVVLRGRLVLGVLMTVPQDEIRLRTAIEKAAASLGMDVELATGTGDNLPRRSGRSHVTVLGQPLRPRAIAAIAGRIADTGANIDRIVRIARYPVTAIELDVSGTDPARLRSALAVEAAAQQVDVAVEAAGLHRRAKRLVVLDVDSTLIQGEVIEMLAARAGCLDEVARITAAAMHGEMDFAESLRRRVALLAGVDASALDEVREEVRLTPGARTLVRILKRLGYQLGVVSGGFTQVVEPIATELGIDFAAANELEVVDGRLTGRVVGRIVDRAEKAAALRRFAAMAGVPLQLTVAIGDGANDLDMLAAAGLGVAFNAKPVVRQAADTAVTVPYLDAILYLLGISREEVEAAEADAEAGT, translated from the coding sequence GTGCCAACGCAGGCTCGAACCTTGCTCGTCACCCTGACCGGGCGCGACCGGCCCGGTGTCACGTCCGCCTTTTTCGACGCACTCGCCCCGTTCTGCGTCGACATCCTCGACGTCGAGCAGGTGGTCCTCCGTGGCCGTCTCGTGCTCGGTGTCTTGATGACCGTTCCGCAAGACGAGATCCGGCTGCGGACAGCGATCGAGAAGGCCGCCGCCAGCCTCGGCATGGATGTGGAGCTGGCCACGGGAACCGGAGACAACCTTCCCCGTCGAAGCGGCCGCAGCCACGTGACGGTCCTTGGCCAACCGCTCCGACCGCGCGCCATCGCCGCCATCGCGGGCCGGATCGCCGATACCGGTGCCAACATTGACCGGATCGTCCGGATCGCCCGGTATCCGGTGACCGCCATCGAGCTCGACGTGTCCGGCACCGACCCGGCGAGGTTGCGCAGCGCCCTCGCCGTCGAGGCCGCGGCCCAGCAGGTCGACGTCGCGGTGGAGGCGGCGGGACTCCACCGGCGGGCCAAGCGGCTGGTCGTGCTCGATGTCGACTCCACCCTCATCCAGGGCGAGGTCATCGAGATGCTGGCCGCGCGCGCAGGCTGCCTGGACGAGGTGGCGCGGATCACTGCGGCGGCCATGCACGGCGAGATGGACTTCGCCGAATCCCTACGTCGCAGGGTCGCCTTGCTCGCCGGTGTCGACGCCTCTGCCCTGGACGAGGTTCGCGAGGAGGTGCGGCTCACACCAGGTGCCCGCACGCTCGTTCGGATCCTCAAGCGGCTCGGCTACCAGCTCGGGGTGGTGAGCGGTGGCTTCACCCAGGTGGTGGAGCCGATCGCCACCGAGCTCGGCATCGACTTCGCGGCCGCCAACGAGCTGGAGGTGGTCGACGGACGGCTCACCGGACGGGTCGTGGGCCGGATCGTCGACCGTGCGGAGAAGGCGGCGGCACTTCGCAGGTTCGCCGCGATGGCGGGCGTGCCGCTACAACTGACGGTCGCTATCGGCGATGGAGCCAATGACCTCGACATGCTGGCGGCCGCCGGGCTCGGAGTGGCGTTCAACGCCAAGCCGGTCGTCCGCCAGGCGGCGGACACCGCGGTGACGGTGCCGTACCTCGACGCGATCCTCTACCTGCTCGGCATCAGCCGGGAAGAGGTTGAGGCAGCCGAGGCGGACGCTGAGGCCGGCACGTGA
- the pnuC gene encoding nicotinamide riboside transporter PnuC yields the protein MSWLMWLLDARLHIAGSEILWREIVGNGFGLASAIAGMRRRVVAWPVGMIGNVLLFTVFLGGVFDTPQDKDLWGQAGRQVFFFAVSAYGWWRWRQTRARGEVADGGAVAPRWATWSERLVLLALAVAGVGVFTVVFTLLGSWGPLPDAWIFTGSILATYGMARGWVEFWLIWIAVDAVGVPLLLAAGYYPSATLYLVYGGFCVVGFVAWLRAHRRLAAAAVPTPADAVAGGGPA from the coding sequence ATGAGCTGGTTGATGTGGCTGCTCGACGCCCGGCTGCACATCGCCGGGTCGGAGATCCTCTGGCGGGAGATCGTCGGCAACGGCTTCGGCTTGGCGAGCGCGATCGCCGGAATGCGGCGTCGGGTGGTGGCCTGGCCGGTCGGGATGATCGGGAACGTCTTGCTCTTCACGGTCTTTCTGGGCGGGGTCTTCGACACGCCCCAGGACAAGGACCTGTGGGGGCAGGCCGGCAGGCAGGTGTTCTTCTTCGCGGTGAGCGCCTACGGCTGGTGGCGCTGGCGGCAGACCCGGGCTCGCGGAGAGGTCGCCGACGGCGGGGCTGTCGCACCCCGGTGGGCGACCTGGTCGGAGCGCCTCGTGCTGCTCGCCCTGGCCGTGGCGGGCGTGGGCGTGTTCACCGTCGTGTTCACCCTGCTCGGGTCGTGGGGACCGCTCCCCGATGCGTGGATCTTCACCGGCAGCATCCTGGCCACGTACGGCATGGCCCGCGGCTGGGTGGAGTTCTGGTTGATCTGGATCGCGGTCGACGCCGTGGGAGTCCCTCTGCTGCTGGCCGCTGGCTACTACCCCTCGGCCACGTTGTACCTGGTCTACGGCGGGTTCTGCGTCGTCGGGTTCGTGGCGTGGTTGCGTGCCCACCGGCGACTTGCGGCGGCGGCCGTCCCAACCCCCGCGGACGCAGTGGCCGGGGGAGGGCCGGCATGA
- a CDS encoding riboflavin synthase, which translates to MFTGIIEELGEVVDLDRLADSARLTVRGRRVVADTRPGDSIAVDGCCLTVVDLEPDDGRCTVDVMAETLERTTLGTLRLGQRVNLERAVRADGRLGGHLVQGHIDGTGQIRRREHTPRWDLLEVAIPARLCRYVAEKGSIAVDGVSLTVVEVRDHPEPAFTVSLIPTTLALTTLGHKQPGDAVNLEVDVLAKYVERLLTTSRTPDAVPAVAAEGVRA; encoded by the coding sequence GTGTTCACCGGCATCATCGAAGAACTCGGCGAGGTCGTCGATCTCGACCGGCTCGCCGACTCAGCCCGTCTCACCGTGCGCGGGCGCCGTGTCGTCGCCGACACGCGTCCCGGTGACTCCATCGCCGTCGACGGCTGCTGCCTCACGGTCGTCGACCTCGAGCCCGACGACGGCCGGTGCACGGTCGACGTGATGGCCGAAACCCTCGAGCGCACCACCCTGGGAACCCTTCGCCTCGGGCAGCGCGTCAACCTCGAGCGCGCTGTGCGCGCCGACGGTCGTCTGGGCGGACACCTGGTGCAAGGGCACATCGACGGCACCGGCCAGATCAGGCGGCGCGAGCACACACCGCGTTGGGACCTGCTGGAGGTCGCGATCCCCGCGCGTCTTTGCCGCTACGTCGCGGAGAAGGGCTCCATCGCCGTCGACGGTGTCTCGCTCACGGTGGTGGAGGTCCGCGACCATCCGGAGCCGGCGTTCACCGTGAGCCTCATCCCCACCACGCTCGCGCTCACGACGCTGGGCCACAAGCAGCCCGGCGACGCGGTCAACCTCGAGGTGGACGTCCTCGCCAAGTACGTCGAACGGCTCCTCACGACATCGCGAACGCCCGATGCCGTGCCGGCCGTCGCTGCCGAAGGAGTACGCGCATGA
- a CDS encoding NfeD family protein yields MSDLLHWLGDHLWVMWAVIAGLLAAVELLTLDLVFLMLAAGAAAGAVAAAVGGGPIISVVVSVVVALGMLAAVRPVALRHLKQGSPIRTGVAALVGQPAVVMQEVSPTSGTVKIHGEIWSARPYDGQSTIEPGKTVEVLSIDGATAYVHETEKPW; encoded by the coding sequence ATGAGCGACCTGCTCCACTGGCTGGGAGACCACCTGTGGGTCATGTGGGCGGTCATCGCCGGCCTCTTGGCGGCGGTCGAGCTGCTCACCCTCGACCTCGTCTTCTTGATGCTTGCCGCGGGTGCAGCCGCGGGCGCGGTCGCCGCTGCTGTGGGCGGAGGGCCGATCATCTCCGTCGTCGTGTCCGTCGTCGTCGCGCTCGGCATGCTCGCCGCGGTGCGCCCGGTCGCCCTGCGCCACCTCAAGCAAGGCTCGCCCATCCGGACGGGTGTGGCCGCCCTCGTCGGCCAGCCGGCTGTCGTCATGCAGGAGGTCAGCCCGACGAGCGGCACGGTCAAGATTCATGGCGAGATCTGGTCGGCTCGCCCGTACGATGGGCAGTCCACCATCGAGCCCGGCAAAACCGTCGAAGTGCTGTCGATCGACGGCGCGACCGCCTACGTCCACGAAACGGAGAAGCCGTGGTGA
- the ribH gene encoding 6,7-dimethyl-8-ribityllumazine synthase, which yields MSGTGAPTLRPGDVTDLRVAVVAASWHEQVMNGLLDGALRCLDEAGVTKRFVVRVPGSFELPVAAARLARDRTVDALVALGAVIRGGTPHFDYVCQAATVGLTHVAVETGVPIGFGVLTCDTVEQALDRAGLAGSREDRGYEAAQAALTTAATLRDLPVSR from the coding sequence ATGAGTGGGACGGGTGCACCAACCCTGCGACCTGGCGACGTGACGGACCTGCGGGTCGCTGTCGTGGCGGCGTCCTGGCACGAGCAGGTGATGAACGGGCTGCTGGACGGCGCGCTCCGCTGCTTGGACGAGGCCGGTGTCACCAAGCGGTTCGTCGTGCGAGTGCCGGGGTCGTTCGAGCTGCCCGTCGCGGCCGCCCGGTTGGCCCGCGACCGCACGGTCGACGCCCTCGTCGCACTGGGGGCGGTCATCCGCGGTGGGACGCCGCACTTCGACTACGTCTGTCAAGCAGCGACCGTCGGGTTGACGCACGTGGCGGTCGAGACCGGCGTACCGATCGGATTCGGGGTGCTCACCTGTGACACGGTGGAGCAGGCGTTGGACCGTGCCGGTCTGGCCGGTTCCCGTGAGGACCGAGGGTACGAGGCGGCACAGGCCGCGCTCACCACCGCCGCCACCTTGCGCGACCTGCCGGTCTCGCGCTGA
- a CDS encoding SPFH domain-containing protein: MIVVLVLALVAAIVLARSVKIIPQARAGIVERLGRYSRTLGPGLSVIVPFIDKVRYTIDLREQVVSFPPQNVITEDNLVVAIDTVIYFQVTDPIRATYEVANYIQAIEQLTQTTLRNIVGGMDLERALTSREEINSALGAILDEATGKWGVKVNRVELKAIDPPPSIQDSMEKQMRADRDKRAAILTAEGARQSAILTAEGEKQAAILKAEGEKQAAILRAQAQREAAILKAEGEAQAIDTVFAAIHQGRPDQALLSYQYLQMLPKIAQGDANKVWIVPSEIGKALEGLGAAVGKLGAQQTNGDTAALDESARSRGRRAAQESDERAGQVLQSTESEVAAAIAEAADAARGGFGSRQGRTAEVEAPSPTGDVEPGESPRA, translated from the coding sequence GTGATCGTCGTCCTTGTCCTAGCTCTGGTCGCGGCCATCGTCTTGGCCCGGTCCGTCAAGATCATCCCGCAGGCACGGGCGGGAATCGTCGAGCGACTCGGTCGGTACTCACGCACCCTGGGTCCCGGCTTGTCGGTCATCGTGCCGTTCATCGACAAGGTCCGCTACACGATCGACCTTCGCGAGCAGGTCGTCTCGTTCCCGCCACAGAACGTCATCACCGAGGACAACCTCGTCGTCGCCATCGACACCGTCATCTACTTCCAGGTGACCGACCCGATCCGGGCGACGTACGAGGTCGCCAACTACATCCAGGCGATCGAGCAGCTCACCCAGACCACGCTGCGCAACATCGTCGGTGGGATGGACCTGGAGCGGGCCCTGACCAGCCGTGAGGAGATCAACAGCGCGCTGGGCGCGATCCTCGACGAGGCGACCGGCAAGTGGGGTGTCAAAGTCAACCGCGTCGAGCTGAAGGCGATCGACCCGCCGCCGTCGATCCAGGACTCGATGGAGAAGCAGATGCGGGCCGACCGCGACAAGCGCGCCGCGATCCTCACCGCCGAGGGTGCCCGTCAGTCCGCGATCCTCACCGCCGAGGGTGAGAAGCAGGCGGCGATCCTGAAGGCCGAGGGTGAGAAGCAGGCGGCGATCCTGCGGGCGCAAGCTCAGCGCGAAGCGGCGATCCTGAAGGCCGAGGGTGAGGCCCAGGCCATCGACACGGTGTTCGCCGCCATCCACCAGGGTCGTCCCGACCAGGCGCTGCTGTCCTACCAGTACCTGCAGATGCTGCCGAAGATCGCCCAAGGCGACGCGAACAAGGTCTGGATCGTGCCGAGCGAGATCGGCAAGGCGCTGGAAGGGCTCGGAGCGGCGGTCGGCAAGCTCGGCGCGCAGCAGACCAACGGGGACACCGCCGCGCTCGACGAGTCGGCTCGGTCGCGTGGCCGGCGGGCGGCTCAGGAGTCGGACGAACGCGCGGGCCAGGTCCTCCAGAGCACCGAGAGCGAGGTCGCGGCCGCGATCGCTGAGGCCGCGGACGCCGCCAGGGGTGGCTTCGGGAGCCGTCAGGGTCGGACCGCCGAGGTGGAGGCGCCGTCGCCCACCGGTGACGTCGAGCCGGGGGAGTCCCCGCGGGCGTGA
- a CDS encoding bifunctional 3,4-dihydroxy-2-butanone-4-phosphate synthase/GTP cyclohydrolase II — protein MNLRLDSIESAVADLAAGRPVVVVDDEDRENEGDLIFAAAAATPELVAFTVRHTSGVLCVSLPGERMDELRIPPMSPQNEESMRTAFGVSVDAAEGVTTGISAVDRARTLRVLADPAATADALVRPGHVFPLRYREGGVLVRPGHTEAAIDLLRLAGCPPAGALAELVDDSGAMLRGPALRAFADRHGLSMISIADLARYRRRHERLVERTTTARLPTAYGELTAVGYRSVVDGSEHLALVKGDLTTGLGHDVLVRVHSECLTGDVLGSLRCDCGPQLRNALAAIEREPAGVLVYLRGHEGRGIGLLAKLAAYRLQDAGKDTVDANLALGLPADARDYWIAAQILADLRVSQVRLLTNNPAKRAGLEEYGITVKERLPLTVPPNEENVRYLRAKRDRLGHVLPAGLGVPGQQGVDERVDRPPVTFDAS, from the coding sequence ATGAACCTGCGCCTCGACTCGATCGAGTCCGCCGTCGCCGACCTGGCCGCCGGCCGACCCGTCGTGGTCGTCGACGACGAGGACCGGGAGAACGAGGGCGACCTCATCTTCGCGGCCGCGGCGGCCACGCCCGAGCTGGTGGCGTTCACCGTTCGCCACACCAGCGGCGTCTTGTGCGTCTCGCTTCCCGGCGAACGCATGGACGAGCTGCGCATCCCGCCGATGTCGCCGCAGAACGAGGAGTCCATGCGGACGGCGTTCGGCGTGAGCGTCGACGCGGCAGAGGGGGTCACGACCGGGATCTCGGCGGTGGACAGAGCTCGCACCCTTCGGGTGCTCGCCGACCCGGCGGCCACAGCGGACGCGCTGGTTCGTCCCGGACACGTCTTCCCGCTGCGGTACCGGGAGGGCGGCGTCCTCGTCCGGCCGGGACACACCGAGGCGGCCATCGACCTGCTACGGCTCGCCGGCTGCCCGCCGGCCGGCGCTCTCGCGGAGCTGGTCGACGACAGCGGGGCCATGCTGCGGGGTCCCGCGCTGCGCGCTTTCGCCGACCGACACGGGCTGTCCATGATCTCCATCGCCGACCTGGCGCGGTACCGCCGGCGGCACGAACGGCTGGTGGAGCGGACGACGACCGCCCGTCTCCCGACCGCGTACGGTGAGCTGACCGCCGTGGGCTACCGCTCGGTCGTCGACGGCTCGGAGCACCTGGCGCTCGTCAAGGGCGACCTGACGACTGGGCTCGGACACGACGTCCTCGTCCGCGTGCACTCGGAGTGCCTGACTGGGGACGTCCTCGGCTCGCTGCGATGCGACTGCGGACCCCAGTTGCGGAACGCGCTCGCCGCCATCGAGCGGGAGCCCGCCGGGGTTCTGGTGTACCTGCGCGGCCACGAAGGCCGGGGGATCGGTCTGCTGGCCAAGCTGGCCGCGTACCGGCTCCAGGACGCCGGCAAGGACACGGTCGACGCCAACCTGGCCTTGGGGCTTCCAGCGGATGCGCGTGACTACTGGATCGCCGCGCAGATCCTTGCCGACCTGCGCGTGTCGCAGGTGCGGCTGCTCACCAACAACCCGGCGAAGCGGGCTGGGCTGGAGGAGTACGGCATCACTGTCAAGGAACGCCTGCCCTTGACGGTGCCACCCAACGAGGAGAACGTGCGCTACCTGCGCGCCAAGCGGGACCGTCTCGGCCACGTGCTGCCCGCGGGACTAGGTGTTCCCGGCCAACAGGGTGTGGACGAGCGGGTGGACCGCCCGCCCGTGACGTTCGACGCGTCCTGA
- a CDS encoding alpha-glucosidase/alpha-galactosidase encodes MSLRIAMLGAGSLGFTRRLVRDILAVPELADTTFAFYDISERNLDMVTRLVRREIEASGLPATIEPTLDRRAALADADYVFSVIRQGGLDAFRTDIEIPLKYGVDQCVGDTICAGGLMYAQRTIPVLLDFCKDIRDVAKPGALFLNYTNPMAMNTWACNEYGGVRTIGLCHGVQGSHWQITRCIEAWAKREGLLAPEESLHRSEVDVAAAGINHQTWFIKVRWRGMDMIPRLLELFESHPTYSRTEKVRIDVLRRFGYFSTESNGHLSEYLPWYRKRPEEIRDWIDLSSWIHGETGGYLRVCEESRNWFETDFPKLMEEPPEPITPEGRSEEHGSYIIEALETGRTYRGHFNVVNDGIITNLPRGAVVEVPGYVDRTGVNIPVVGDLPLACAATCAASIRVQEMGKEAAVHGDVTLLKQAMLHDPLVGAVCNPEEVWQMTDEMLVAQAQWLPQYADEIPAARRRLEEAERNGTRVRLRQTEGAARLRTRSVEELAADRAAARATATAADKAGMTKAGT; translated from the coding sequence ATGTCCCTGCGCATCGCGATGCTTGGTGCCGGTTCCCTGGGCTTCACTCGCCGGCTCGTCCGCGACATCCTGGCGGTGCCCGAGCTGGCGGACACCACTTTCGCCTTCTACGACATCTCCGAGCGCAACCTCGACATGGTGACGAGGCTGGTTCGGCGGGAGATCGAAGCCAGCGGGCTCCCCGCCACGATCGAGCCGACGCTCGACCGGCGAGCCGCTCTCGCCGACGCCGACTACGTCTTCTCGGTCATTCGGCAAGGTGGTCTTGACGCCTTCCGCACAGACATCGAGATCCCGCTGAAGTACGGTGTCGACCAGTGCGTCGGCGACACCATCTGCGCCGGTGGTCTCATGTACGCCCAGCGGACGATTCCGGTCCTCCTCGACTTCTGCAAGGACATTCGGGACGTCGCCAAGCCGGGTGCCCTGTTCCTCAACTACACGAACCCCATGGCGATGAACACCTGGGCGTGCAACGAGTACGGAGGTGTCCGCACCATCGGTTTGTGTCACGGCGTCCAGGGCAGCCACTGGCAGATCACCCGCTGTATCGAGGCCTGGGCCAAGCGAGAAGGGCTCCTGGCGCCGGAGGAGTCGTTGCACCGCAGCGAGGTCGACGTCGCGGCGGCCGGGATCAACCACCAGACGTGGTTCATCAAGGTGCGCTGGCGCGGGATGGACATGATCCCGCGGCTGCTGGAGCTGTTCGAAAGCCATCCGACGTACTCTCGCACCGAGAAGGTGCGCATCGACGTACTGCGCCGGTTCGGCTACTTCAGCACCGAGTCCAACGGCCACTTGTCGGAGTACCTGCCGTGGTACCGCAAGAGGCCGGAGGAGATTCGCGACTGGATCGACCTGTCGAGCTGGATCCACGGCGAGACCGGTGGCTACCTGCGCGTGTGCGAGGAGAGCCGGAACTGGTTCGAGACCGACTTTCCCAAGCTGATGGAGGAGCCACCCGAGCCGATCACCCCTGAGGGACGCAGTGAGGAGCACGGCTCGTACATCATCGAGGCCTTGGAGACCGGGCGCACCTACCGAGGCCACTTCAATGTGGTCAACGACGGGATCATCACCAACCTGCCGCGCGGAGCCGTGGTCGAGGTACCCGGCTACGTCGACCGCACCGGCGTCAACATCCCTGTCGTGGGTGACCTGCCGTTGGCGTGCGCGGCGACCTGCGCCGCGAGCATCCGCGTGCAGGAGATGGGCAAGGAAGCCGCCGTCCACGGCGACGTCACGCTGCTGAAGCAGGCGATGCTGCACGACCCTCTGGTGGGTGCGGTCTGCAACCCCGAGGAGGTGTGGCAGATGACCGACGAGATGCTCGTCGCCCAGGCCCAGTGGCTCCCCCAATACGCCGACGAGATCCCGGCCGCCCGCCGGAGGTTGGAGGAGGCGGAGCGCAACGGGACGCGCGTCCGCCTGCGCCAGACCGAGGGCGCGGCACGGTTGCGCACCCGAAGCGTCGAGGAGCTGGCGGCCGACCGAGCCGCGGCACGGGCGACGGCCACGGCGGCGGACAAGGCTGGCATGACCAAGGCCGGGACGTAG
- a CDS encoding ABC transporter ATP-binding protein: MGPVLELTDITVVRDGTKLLDGVSWRVEEGDRWVILGPNGAGKTTLLQVAAARIHPTSGVATILGETLGRVDVFELRPRIGMTSAAVAERIPRGERVLDVVVSASYAVLGRWREKYDDVDYERAERLLAWLGVAEHRDRTFGTLSEGERKRVQIARALMSDPELLLLDEPAAGLDLGAREALVHTLDEIARAEDAPATVLVTHHVEEIPPSFTHALLLRGGSVVAAGPMAQTLNSRSLSETFGMPLALVRSAGRWTARAKP; the protein is encoded by the coding sequence ATGGGCCCAGTACTCGAGCTCACCGACATCACGGTCGTACGTGACGGCACAAAGCTGCTCGACGGCGTCTCCTGGAGGGTCGAGGAAGGGGACCGCTGGGTGATCCTCGGTCCCAACGGTGCCGGCAAGACCACGTTGCTGCAGGTCGCCGCCGCCCGCATACACCCCACCAGCGGAGTCGCCACCATCCTCGGAGAGACCCTGGGACGCGTCGACGTGTTCGAGCTCCGGCCCCGCATCGGGATGACCAGCGCGGCGGTCGCCGAGCGGATCCCCCGCGGCGAGCGGGTGCTGGACGTCGTGGTGTCGGCCTCGTACGCGGTGCTCGGGCGCTGGCGCGAGAAGTACGACGACGTGGACTACGAACGCGCCGAGCGGCTGCTCGCCTGGCTCGGGGTCGCGGAGCACCGGGATCGGACGTTCGGGACCTTGTCCGAGGGTGAGCGAAAGCGGGTGCAGATCGCCCGCGCCCTGATGAGCGACCCAGAACTGCTCTTGCTCGATGAGCCGGCGGCGGGATTGGACCTCGGCGCCCGAGAGGCGCTCGTTCACACTCTCGACGAGATCGCCCGGGCGGAGGACGCGCCCGCGACCGTGCTGGTGACGCACCACGTCGAGGAGATCCCGCCGAGTTTCACCCACGCGCTGCTGTTGCGCGGCGGAAGCGTGGTGGCGGCGGGCCCGATGGCGCAGACGCTGAACTCCCGGTCGCTGTCGGAGACGTTCGGCATGCCGCTCGCCCTCGTGCGGTCGGCCGGCCGATGGACAGCCCGCGCGAAGCCGTGA
- a CDS encoding NIPSNAP family protein produces MFFRCDRYVVVDGKADAFTAFFTRHVLPVREKYGARLVGRWQTEDEVEVLVIWAYESRQAAEEADRLVEQDPATAEARAFLERYLEPICVEQAQLPLYSTVPLGQTALRGLAFR; encoded by the coding sequence ATGTTCTTCCGCTGCGACCGCTACGTGGTGGTCGACGGCAAGGCCGACGCGTTCACGGCCTTTTTCACCCGCCACGTCCTCCCCGTCCGGGAGAAGTACGGCGCCCGGCTCGTAGGTCGCTGGCAGACCGAGGACGAGGTGGAAGTCCTCGTCATCTGGGCGTACGAGAGCCGACAGGCCGCTGAGGAAGCCGACCGGCTCGTGGAGCAGGACCCCGCGACCGCTGAGGCGCGAGCGTTCTTGGAACGCTACCTGGAGCCGATCTGTGTCGAGCAGGCACAGCTGCCGTTGTACTCGACGGTCCCCCTGGGGCAGACCGCGCTCCGCGGGCTCGCGTTCCGGTGA
- a CDS encoding SixA phosphatase family protein — MTRRLLLLRHGHAASPLGIADIDRPLTGQGRRQCRQVGADCRARGLLPELVVVSPALRARQTWEALAVGMGATPEVDVDRRVYANTVDDLLEVIGELPDELMTVLIVGHNPSIAGLVDVLDNEPQRPARGALSSGYPTGTLAVVELDDPWRRVLPGAGVLREVLSPHTRLGSGPSERR; from the coding sequence GTGACGCGACGGTTGTTGCTGCTCCGACACGGCCACGCGGCTTCACCGCTGGGCATCGCGGATATCGATCGGCCACTCACCGGCCAAGGACGGCGTCAGTGTCGCCAGGTGGGGGCTGACTGCCGAGCTCGGGGACTTCTCCCCGAGCTGGTGGTGGTCTCACCGGCGCTGCGGGCCCGACAGACGTGGGAGGCGCTGGCGGTCGGGATGGGCGCCACCCCCGAGGTCGACGTCGACCGTCGGGTCTACGCCAACACCGTCGACGACCTGCTGGAGGTCATCGGTGAGCTACCCGACGAGCTGATGACCGTGCTGATCGTGGGACACAACCCCTCCATCGCCGGGCTCGTCGACGTCCTCGACAACGAGCCCCAGCGGCCCGCGCGCGGCGCGCTGAGCAGCGGCTATCCCACCGGCACCCTGGCCGTCGTCGAGCTCGACGACCCCTGGCGCCGCGTCCTTCCCGGGGCCGGCGTCCTGCGCGAGGTCCTCAGCCCGCACACGCGTCTGGGTTCCGGCCCCAGCGAGCGGCGCTAG